One window of the Archangium primigenium genome contains the following:
- a CDS encoding DUF5682 family protein, with protein MSGGASTASDATVHVLGVRHHGPGSARGVRAALEQLQPDVVLIEGPPEADGLLALAAHAEMKPPVALLVYAVEAPARAVFYPFAVFSPEWQALQYAVARALPVRFIDLPQTHQLLPPEELDPAPEPTEPEDSPRRDPLGALARAAGHTDGERWWEHLIEQRQDVTGVFEAVLEAMSALRENESALPAREALREAYMRRCIRQAKKDGHQRIAVVCGAWHGPALATPRPAREDDALLKGLPKAKVAATWVPWTYDRLGWRSGYGAGVDSPGWYAHLWLTPERPVSTWAARIAHLLRDAGMDASSASVIETVRLAEALAALRERHVVGLDELRDAALSVLCEGDPTPLRLIHDKLEVGTGLGEVPADVPSVPLARDLAAWQKTLRLPPSAESKLLELDLRKALDRDRSRLLHRLTLLDIPWGVLEESQKKTTGTFPETWRMQWQPVLAVNVVEASLFGNTVELAAVGRVVARAGEATELGTLTDLLLGSLPAELPPTAIDTVLQHLQALSSRSTDILALIDAYPQLAKSLRQGTVRETPTGPILAIAHGLFERIIIGLPGACVSLDDEAALQRRQHLRTMQEAVRLLADKEREAEWAQALEGLVHRDAVHGLVRGAAVRLRLELGRGQDAELATLAQRALSPSVAPKDAAAWLEGLISGDALLLLHQTGLWEALDGWLQGLARESFVEQLPLMRRAFSGFKAAERRDMADRVRDFSPSSTARREGTPRETLDPKRVAQVLPVLSSLLGVRLDEIS; from the coding sequence GTGAGCGGTGGCGCGAGCACGGCGTCGGACGCCACGGTGCACGTGCTCGGGGTGCGGCACCATGGCCCGGGCAGCGCGCGGGGCGTGCGGGCCGCGCTCGAGCAGCTCCAGCCGGACGTGGTGCTCATCGAGGGCCCCCCCGAGGCCGATGGCCTGCTCGCCCTCGCGGCCCACGCGGAGATGAAGCCGCCGGTGGCCCTGCTCGTCTACGCGGTGGAGGCGCCCGCGCGCGCCGTCTTCTACCCGTTCGCCGTCTTCTCGCCCGAGTGGCAGGCCCTCCAGTACGCGGTGGCGCGCGCCCTGCCCGTGCGCTTCATCGACCTGCCGCAGACGCACCAGCTCCTGCCCCCGGAGGAACTCGACCCCGCGCCGGAGCCGACGGAGCCGGAGGACTCCCCTCGGAGGGATCCCCTCGGCGCGCTCGCGCGGGCGGCGGGGCACACGGACGGCGAGCGCTGGTGGGAGCACCTCATCGAGCAGCGCCAGGACGTGACGGGCGTCTTCGAGGCGGTGCTCGAGGCCATGAGCGCCCTGCGCGAGAACGAGTCGGCGCTGCCCGCCCGCGAGGCCCTGCGCGAGGCGTACATGCGCCGCTGCATCCGTCAGGCGAAGAAGGACGGCCACCAGCGGATCGCCGTCGTGTGTGGGGCCTGGCATGGACCGGCGCTCGCCACGCCCCGGCCCGCGCGCGAGGACGATGCCCTGCTCAAGGGCCTGCCCAAGGCGAAGGTGGCCGCCACGTGGGTGCCCTGGACGTATGACCGGCTGGGCTGGCGCAGCGGGTATGGCGCGGGCGTGGACTCTCCGGGCTGGTACGCGCACCTGTGGCTCACGCCCGAGCGGCCGGTGTCGACGTGGGCGGCGCGCATCGCCCACCTCCTGCGGGACGCGGGCATGGACGCCTCCTCCGCGAGTGTCATCGAGACGGTGCGACTTGCCGAGGCGCTGGCGGCGCTGCGCGAGCGCCACGTGGTGGGCCTGGACGAGCTGCGGGACGCGGCGCTCAGCGTGTTGTGCGAGGGAGACCCCACGCCGCTGCGGCTCATCCACGACAAGCTGGAGGTGGGCACGGGGCTGGGCGAGGTGCCCGCGGACGTGCCCTCCGTGCCGCTCGCGCGAGACCTCGCGGCCTGGCAGAAGACGCTGCGCCTGCCGCCCTCCGCGGAGAGCAAGCTCCTGGAGCTGGACCTGCGCAAGGCGCTGGACCGCGACCGCAGCCGGCTGCTCCACCGGCTGACCCTGCTCGACATCCCCTGGGGGGTGCTGGAGGAGAGCCAGAAGAAGACGACCGGCACGTTCCCCGAGACCTGGCGCATGCAATGGCAGCCCGTGCTGGCCGTGAACGTGGTCGAGGCCAGCCTGTTCGGCAACACGGTGGAGCTGGCGGCCGTGGGCCGGGTGGTGGCGCGCGCCGGCGAGGCCACGGAGCTCGGCACGCTCACCGACCTGCTCCTGGGCTCCCTGCCCGCGGAGCTGCCGCCCACGGCCATCGACACCGTGCTCCAGCACCTGCAAGCGCTCTCCAGTCGCTCGACGGACATCCTGGCGCTGATCGATGCCTATCCCCAGCTCGCCAAGAGCCTCCGCCAGGGCACCGTCCGCGAGACGCCCACCGGGCCCATCCTCGCCATCGCCCATGGCCTCTTCGAGCGCATCATCATCGGCCTGCCGGGCGCCTGTGTGTCGTTGGACGACGAGGCCGCGCTCCAGCGCCGCCAGCACCTGCGCACCATGCAGGAGGCCGTGAGACTGCTCGCGGACAAGGAACGGGAGGCGGAATGGGCCCAGGCCCTGGAGGGGCTCGTGCATCGCGACGCCGTCCATGGGCTCGTGCGCGGCGCGGCGGTGCGACTGCGCCTGGAGCTGGGACGGGGACAGGACGCGGAGCTGGCCACCCTGGCCCAGCGCGCCCTCTCCCCGTCGGTCGCACCCAAGGACGCGGCGGCCTGGCTGGAGGGCCTCATCTCCGGCGATGCGCTGCTGCTGCTGCACCAGACCGGCCTGTGGGAGGCGCTCGACGGGTGGCTCCAGGGCCTGGCCCGGGAGTCCTTCGTCGAGCAGTTGCCGCTGATGCGGCGGGCCTTCTCCGGCTTCAAGGCGGCCGAGCGGCGCGACATGGCCGATCGGGTGCGGGACTTCTCGCCGTCCTCCACGGCCCGGCGGGAGGGCACCCCGCGGGAGACGCTGGATCCGAAGCGCGTGGCCCAGGTGTTGCCGGTGCTGTCCTCGTTGTTGGGAGTGAGGCTCGATGAAATCTCCTGA
- a CDS encoding peptidylprolyl isomerase, producing the protein MSQVKLSTSKGDIVLELDSAKAPKTVANFLEYVKAGHYDGTIFHRVIPHFMIQGGGFAPGMKQKPTRETIENEAANGLKNDTYTVAMARTSAPHSASAQFFINVADNVFLNHTAPTQQGFGYAVFGKVVKGQDVVDQIKGVQTGNSGMHQNVPTEDVVITKAEVIA; encoded by the coding sequence ATGAGCCAAGTGAAACTCTCGACGTCCAAGGGCGACATCGTCCTGGAGCTGGACTCCGCCAAGGCCCCGAAGACGGTCGCCAACTTCCTGGAGTACGTGAAGGCCGGTCACTACGACGGCACCATCTTCCACCGCGTCATCCCCCACTTCATGATCCAGGGCGGCGGCTTCGCGCCGGGCATGAAGCAGAAGCCCACCCGCGAGACCATCGAGAACGAGGCCGCCAACGGCCTGAAGAACGACACGTACACGGTGGCCATGGCGCGCACGTCCGCGCCCCACTCGGCCTCGGCGCAGTTCTTCATCAACGTGGCCGACAACGTCTTCCTCAACCACACCGCGCCCACGCAGCAAGGCTTCGGCTACGCCGTCTTCGGCAAGGTGGTGAAGGGCCAGGACGTCGTGGATCAGATCAAGGGCGTCCAGACGGGCAACAGCGGCATGCACCAGAACGTGCCGACCGAGGACGTGGTGATCACCAAGGCGGAAGTGATCGCCTAG
- a CDS encoding VWA domain-containing protein: MKSPEEERRERWRLVLGEPAQEPLGVRLGDNERRMDRTLEALYDAEPKAGREASMPHVSRWLGDIREYFPTPVVRVMQGDAIARLGLLKMLQQPEVLETLEPDVELVATLLSFSRTLPQKTKETARRVVRKVVDDLERRLRAPTERAVRGALSRASRTRRPRTAEIDWDRTLRANLGNYLPERKSVVVDTLVGHGRKRSSLRDVVLCIDQSGSMATSVVYSSIFGAVLASLRAVTTRMVVFDTAVADLSEHLSDPVELLFGTQLGGGTDIAKALAYCQQVITRPAQTILVLITDLFEGGDAQRMLQHAASLVHGGVTVICLLALNDQGTPSHDPQHAARFAALGIPTFACTPDLFPELMAAALQRQDLTAWAARREIQVARPG; the protein is encoded by the coding sequence ATGAAATCTCCTGAAGAAGAGCGGCGGGAGCGCTGGCGGCTCGTGCTCGGAGAGCCCGCGCAGGAGCCCCTGGGCGTGCGGTTGGGAGACAACGAGCGGCGCATGGATCGCACGCTCGAGGCGCTGTACGACGCCGAGCCCAAGGCGGGCCGCGAGGCCAGCATGCCCCACGTCTCGCGCTGGCTCGGGGACATCCGCGAGTACTTCCCCACACCCGTCGTGCGCGTCATGCAGGGAGACGCGATCGCGCGGCTGGGGCTGCTCAAGATGCTGCAACAGCCGGAGGTCCTCGAGACCCTGGAGCCGGACGTGGAGCTGGTGGCCACGCTCTTGTCGTTCAGCCGGACCCTGCCCCAGAAGACGAAGGAGACGGCGCGTCGGGTGGTGCGCAAGGTGGTGGACGACCTGGAGCGGCGGCTGCGCGCGCCCACCGAGCGGGCCGTGCGGGGCGCCCTGTCCCGGGCCTCGCGCACGCGCCGTCCCCGCACGGCGGAGATCGACTGGGACCGGACGCTGCGCGCCAACCTGGGCAACTACCTGCCCGAGCGCAAATCCGTGGTGGTGGACACGCTCGTAGGCCATGGGCGCAAGCGCTCGAGCCTGCGCGACGTGGTGCTCTGCATCGACCAGAGTGGCTCCATGGCGACCTCGGTCGTCTACTCGAGCATCTTCGGCGCGGTGCTCGCCTCCCTGCGGGCGGTGACCACGCGCATGGTCGTCTTCGACACGGCGGTGGCGGACCTGAGCGAGCACCTGTCGGATCCCGTGGAGCTGCTCTTCGGCACGCAGTTGGGCGGCGGCACGGACATCGCCAAGGCGCTCGCCTACTGTCAGCAAGTCATCACCCGACCGGCCCAGACCATCCTCGTGCTCATCACGGATCTCTTCGAGGGAGGCGACGCCCAGCGGATGCTCCAGCACGCCGCGTCGCTCGTGCACGGGGGCGTGACGGTCATCTGCCTCCTGGCGCTCAATGATCAAGGGACGCCCTCGCACGACCCCCAGCACGCCGCGCGGTTCGCGGCGCTCGGCATCCCCACCTTCGCCTGCACGCCGGACCTGTTCCCGGAGCTCATGGCGGCGGCGCTCCAGCGCCAGGATCTGACGGCCTGGGCCGCGCGGCGGGAGATTCAAGTGGCCCGCCCTGGATGA